One stretch of Punica granatum isolate Tunisia-2019 chromosome 5, ASM765513v2, whole genome shotgun sequence DNA includes these proteins:
- the LOC116208671 gene encoding RING-H2 finger protein ATL2 has translation MSDFGDPDNELPRVSYSGPRDYALGGRIMLSAIIILFFVVLLMVFLHLYARWYLLRSRRRRQFLRRNRHNRRTHLVFYVEPVPAASRGLDSTVLRALPVFNYSAADGRREPLECAVCLSEFEKGEKARLLPKCGHSFHIDCIDMWFQSHSTCPLCRSPVEPVESPEAKSEPAASVSVSVPDPDPCSGLCAECQCDESVTARPGPSSSRRKPQELVGVSIEVPRRTEFDDESSCDSSASQYRSPMSRMLSFRRILSRDRRGSVSPSAASCAAADLDLERGREETHQQQG, from the coding sequence TACGCCCTAGGCGGGCGGATCATGCTCAGCGCCATCATCATCCTCTTCTTCGTCGTGCTCCTCATGGTCTTCCTCCACCTCTACGCCCGCTGGTACCTCCTCCGCtcccgccgccgccgccagTTCCTCCGCCGCAACCGCCACAACCGACGCACCCACCTCGTCTTCTACGTCGAGCCCGTCCCCGCCGCGTCCCGGGGCCTCGACTCCACCGTCCTCAGGGCCCTCCCCGTCTTCAACTACTCGGCCGCCGACGGCCGCCGTGAGCCGCTCGAGTGCGCCGTCTGCCTGTCCGAGTTCGAGAAGGGCGAGAAGGCCCGCCTCCTCCCGAAGTGCGGCCACAGCTTCCACATCGACTGCATTGACATGTGGTTCCAGTCCCACTCCACGTGCCCCCTCTGCAGATCGCCCGTCGAGCCGGTTGAGTCGCCCGAAGCCAAGTCCGAACCGGCAGCGTCCGTATCCGTGTCCGTGCCCGATCCCGATCCGTGCTCCGGCCTCTGCGCTGAGTGCCAGTGCGATGAATCCGTGACAGCTCGGCCCGGTCCCTCCAGCTCCCGGAGGAAGCCGCAGGAGCTCGTCGGCGTGTCAATAGAGGTGCCGAGGAGGACAGAATTCGACGACGAATCAAGCTGCGATTCGTCGGCGAGTCAGTACAGATCTCCGATGAGCCGTATGCTGTCGTTCAGGAGGATCCTCAGCAGAGACCGGAGGGGAAGCGTCTCGCCGTCGGCGGCGAGCTGCGCGGCGGCCGACCTGGATCTCGAGCGAGGGAGGGAGGAGACTCATCAGCAGCAGGGCTAA